One Acidobacteriaceae bacterium genomic region harbors:
- a CDS encoding glycosyltransferase family 2 protein encodes MKVRMGEQSAGAGEISPQQGEGIAAVVVTYEPGPELIGNLKALRLQVERLIVVDNGSSAERREIVGVAADTMGIELIENGRNFGIAAALNRGVQRAMECGAEWVFLFDQDSRVTPGFVGAMLRAYRGSRWGERLKILTPQYRDAETGAVLPAVRAKEGIAIAWTSGSLLRVETLREFGLFREELFIDEVDHEYSLRLRRAGMVLDETEDATLLHALGSPARHRLLGREFCVTNYSPVRRYYQERNKVWMARHYGRSFPRFVLSRFRMSLSDVWKIVAFEEDKWRKLRHCARGIVDGLRGRMGKLEL; translated from the coding sequence ATGAAGGTTCGGATGGGTGAGCAGAGTGCAGGTGCGGGAGAGATATCGCCGCAGCAAGGCGAAGGCATCGCGGCTGTGGTGGTGACGTATGAGCCTGGGCCGGAGCTGATCGGGAATCTCAAGGCGTTGCGGCTGCAGGTGGAGCGGCTGATTGTAGTGGATAACGGGTCGTCGGCGGAGAGGCGCGAGATTGTTGGTGTGGCAGCCGACACGATGGGGATTGAGCTGATTGAGAACGGGAGAAACTTTGGGATTGCTGCGGCGCTGAATCGTGGGGTGCAGAGGGCGATGGAGTGCGGTGCCGAGTGGGTGTTCCTGTTTGATCAGGACTCGCGGGTGACGCCGGGGTTTGTGGGGGCGATGCTGCGCGCGTATCGCGGGAGCCGGTGGGGCGAGCGGCTGAAGATCCTGACGCCGCAGTACAGAGATGCGGAGACGGGCGCGGTGCTGCCCGCGGTGCGGGCGAAGGAAGGGATTGCGATTGCGTGGACCTCGGGGAGTCTGTTGCGCGTGGAGACGCTGCGCGAGTTTGGGTTGTTTCGCGAGGAGTTGTTTATCGATGAGGTGGATCATGAGTACAGCCTGCGGCTGAGGCGCGCGGGGATGGTGCTGGATGAGACGGAGGATGCGACGCTGCTGCATGCGCTGGGGTCGCCGGCGAGGCATCGGTTATTGGGGAGAGAGTTTTGCGTGACGAACTACTCGCCCGTGCGGAGGTATTACCAGGAGCGGAACAAGGTCTGGATGGCGCGGCATTATGGGCGGAGCTTTCCGCGGTTTGTGCTGTCGCGGTTCCGGATGTCGCTCTCGGATGTGTGGAAGATCGTGGCGTTTGAAGAGGACAAGTGGCGGAAGCTGCGGCACTGCGCGCGCGGGATTGTAGATGGGTTGCGCGGGCGGATGGGAAAGCTGGAGCTTTAG
- a CDS encoding SIMPL domain-containing protein (The SIMPL domain is named for its presence in mouse protein SIMPL (signalling molecule that associates with mouse pelle-like kinase). Bacterial member BP26, from Brucella, was shown to assemble into a channel-like structure, while YggE from E. coli has been associated with resistance to oxidative stress.) yields the protein MKRWAILVSMLSVFSSAVFAQTSQGPSLVISKENRTLSVSAPGHAEADPDIADLNVGFVVYASTLQAAYKAAGDTSNAIVKAMLDAGASKSEIQSRSQRVSRLSDYEKKGMRFSITQDWAVRVAPKDAALILDAAVNAGANQSGDITWRMKSDIPLDTEAIRKASERARAIAAALAEGMGVTLGKPLFVTNNVSSGVTPRVYGYAGNAAMELKRTQPLAIETQRVERDATVEIVYALE from the coding sequence ATGAAACGCTGGGCAATTCTCGTATCAATGTTGTCGGTATTCTCTTCAGCGGTATTCGCACAGACATCCCAAGGTCCCTCGCTGGTTATCAGCAAGGAGAACCGGACACTTTCTGTGTCGGCCCCCGGCCATGCTGAGGCCGACCCCGACATTGCTGACCTGAATGTAGGTTTTGTCGTGTACGCGTCGACCCTTCAAGCCGCTTATAAGGCAGCCGGCGACACCTCCAATGCAATTGTCAAGGCCATGTTGGATGCCGGCGCATCGAAGAGCGAGATACAAAGCCGGTCGCAACGCGTGTCCCGCCTCAGCGACTACGAAAAGAAGGGAATGCGCTTCAGTATCACTCAGGATTGGGCGGTCCGCGTTGCCCCCAAAGATGCCGCACTCATTCTTGATGCGGCAGTAAACGCCGGCGCAAACCAAAGCGGTGACATCACATGGCGCATGAAGTCTGATATCCCTCTCGACACCGAAGCCATCCGCAAAGCCAGCGAGCGCGCCCGGGCCATCGCGGCCGCCCTGGCAGAAGGCATGGGCGTCACGCTCGGCAAGCCTCTGTTCGTCACCAACAATGTCAGCAGTGGCGTGACACCGCGTGTCTACGGCTATGCGGGCAATGCAGCAATGGAACTGAAGCGGACTCAGCCACTCGCCATCGAAACTCAGCGCGTCGAACGCGACGCCACTGTCGAGATCGTCTACGCCCTCGAATAG
- a CDS encoding acyltransferase, with translation MPVFDYRDPRPTPDAEHLFTEWLASLDSSFTRDTTYEARSEIVRDTLRNILPSATSTITRASLDPRNVTLEPEYYGDMDPARYYPRKPLIWLWLQFDASPLGPNQWLGERLRNMLGRHIFARLGARVRIFQHVQFSYGYNLEIGDDCWIHRHVLLDDRGGITLHDGTSISDYANIYSHTHDLVDQRDVSNLRTEIGPRARITYHATVLAGTKVGPDAMLGALGLATRDIPAHTVALGIPAKPKLTK, from the coding sequence ATGCCCGTCTTCGACTATCGCGACCCCCGCCCCACCCCCGACGCCGAGCACCTCTTCACCGAGTGGCTGGCCTCGCTCGACTCCAGCTTCACTCGCGACACCACCTACGAGGCCCGCAGCGAAATCGTCCGCGACACCCTCCGCAACATCCTGCCGTCGGCCACCAGCACCATCACCCGCGCCTCCCTCGACCCGCGCAACGTCACCCTCGAGCCGGAGTACTACGGCGACATGGACCCCGCACGCTACTACCCGCGCAAGCCGCTCATCTGGCTCTGGCTGCAGTTCGACGCCTCGCCCCTCGGCCCCAACCAGTGGCTCGGCGAGCGCCTCCGCAACATGCTTGGCCGCCACATCTTCGCGCGCCTCGGGGCACGCGTCCGCATCTTCCAGCACGTCCAGTTCAGCTACGGCTACAACCTCGAGATCGGCGACGACTGCTGGATCCACCGCCACGTCCTGCTCGACGACCGCGGCGGCATCACCCTCCACGACGGCACCAGCATCTCCGACTACGCCAACATCTACTCGCACACGCACGATCTCGTCGACCAGCGCGACGTCTCCAACCTCCGCACCGAGATCGGCCCCCGCGCCCGCATCACCTATCACGCCACCGTGCTCGCCGGCACCAAGGTCGGCCCCGACGCCATGCTCGGCGCCCTCGGCCTCGCCACCCGCGACATCCCCGCCCACACCGTCGCCCTCGGAATCCCCGCCAAGCCGAAGCTCACCAAATAG
- a CDS encoding site-2 protease family protein, which produces MPLTIALVIFELVVMVLSISLHDSAQAWTANRLGDPTARMMGRISLNPAKHFDLFGMLIWPVLFIFQSPLVLGWGKPVPMTPRNFRRPSRDEMVATLAGPGVQLLAALVALLILVILRHTQSDSILSLTIAKELGMRNLAVPLNNLPAIFPLYLFLYFCILVNLLLFVFNLIPLPFLDGGKILMHYLSYNAAKTYQSLSMWMMIGFFFLGFYVIMILFAPLMTIFNQLLFTL; this is translated from the coding sequence ATGCCTTTAACTATTGCTCTGGTCATCTTTGAGCTCGTCGTGATGGTTCTCTCCATCTCGCTTCACGACTCCGCCCAGGCTTGGACGGCCAACCGTCTCGGCGACCCCACCGCCCGCATGATGGGCCGCATCAGCCTCAACCCCGCCAAACACTTCGACCTCTTCGGCATGCTCATCTGGCCCGTGCTCTTCATCTTTCAGTCGCCGCTCGTTCTCGGCTGGGGCAAGCCCGTACCCATGACGCCCCGCAACTTTCGTCGCCCCTCGCGCGACGAGATGGTCGCCACCCTCGCCGGCCCCGGCGTGCAACTGCTCGCCGCCCTGGTTGCGCTCCTCATTCTCGTCATCCTGCGGCACACGCAGTCGGACTCCATCCTTTCGCTCACGATCGCCAAGGAACTCGGCATGCGCAACCTCGCCGTGCCGCTGAACAACCTCCCCGCGATCTTCCCGCTCTACCTGTTCCTCTACTTCTGCATCCTCGTCAACCTGCTGCTCTTCGTGTTCAATCTCATTCCGCTCCCATTCCTCGACGGCGGCAAGATCCTGATGCACTATCTCTCCTACAACGCCGCCAAGACCTACCAGAGCCTCAGCATGTGGATGATGATCGGCTTCTTCTTCCTCGGCTTCTACGTCATCATGATCCTCTTTGCCCCGTTGATGACCATCTTCAACCAACTGCTCTTCACCCTCTAA
- a CDS encoding segregation/condensation protein A — protein sequence MPENELNPGELQNSQLESRDSNLEAQPPAAPHEEGSQLEADSSQLNAEPSPATENAAEPFRLQSPPTPAPEEPKKPAPKKDPEEASQSPFSVTVGQVYDGPFDLLLDLIRKQNIDIYDIPIARITAQFLEYTRHLQQTDVDSAGEFVYTASLLIHIKSKTLLPRDPKELGDLGNAEDPRRELVERLLEHERFKAAAQMLQQKQMLEEATWTQPGLKQFLHDQGIESTDDDREIAADTVDLVRVFQEILQRLRDRPVHNIDEDTVTVGQMIDYVKRRLTMEDKPVSLRKLLANTRSERALICTFLAMLELVRLQAILLRQTESLGDILIKKADNFDQVMADDSIARDDWS from the coding sequence ATGCCCGAAAACGAGCTCAACCCGGGCGAACTCCAGAACTCGCAACTCGAATCTCGCGACTCGAATCTTGAAGCGCAACCCCCAGCGGCGCCGCACGAAGAAGGCTCGCAGCTCGAAGCTGACAGCTCACAGCTGAACGCCGAACCATCTCCCGCCACGGAGAACGCCGCCGAGCCCTTCCGCCTCCAATCCCCACCCACGCCCGCTCCCGAAGAGCCCAAAAAGCCCGCGCCCAAAAAAGACCCCGAAGAGGCCTCCCAATCGCCCTTCAGCGTCACCGTCGGCCAGGTCTACGACGGCCCCTTCGACCTCCTGCTCGACCTGATCCGCAAGCAGAACATCGACATCTACGACATTCCCATCGCGCGCATTACCGCGCAGTTCCTCGAGTACACGCGCCACCTCCAACAAACCGACGTCGACTCCGCCGGCGAGTTCGTCTACACCGCCTCGCTCCTGATCCACATCAAGTCAAAGACGCTGCTTCCGCGCGATCCCAAAGAGCTCGGCGATCTCGGCAACGCCGAAGACCCGCGCCGCGAGCTCGTCGAGCGCCTGCTCGAGCACGAGCGCTTCAAAGCCGCCGCCCAGATGCTGCAACAAAAACAAATGCTCGAGGAAGCCACCTGGACCCAGCCCGGCCTCAAGCAGTTCCTCCACGACCAGGGCATCGAGTCCACCGACGACGACCGCGAGATCGCCGCCGACACCGTCGACCTCGTCCGCGTCTTCCAGGAGATCCTGCAGCGCCTCCGCGACCGCCCCGTCCACAACATCGACGAGGACACCGTCACCGTCGGCCAGATGATCGACTACGTGAAGCGCCGCCTCACCATGGAGGACAAGCCGGTCAGCCTGCGCAAACTGCTCGCGAACACCCGCTCCGAGCGCGCATTGATCTGCACCTTCCTCGCCATGCTCGAGCTTGTCCGCCTCCAAGCCATCCTGCTCCGCCAGACCGAATCCCTCGGCGACATCCTCATCAAAAAGGCCGACAACTTCGATCAGGTAATGGCCGACGACTCGATCGCCCGCGACGACTGGAGCTAA
- a CDS encoding glycosyltransferase family 2 protein, with product MRSATSCAVTTSPRWPLPADLLSSGVQVLLATFDGERFLREQIDSILAQSLGETVTILARDDGSTDSTQQILDDYSRRFPDRLRVLPAGTPGGGAKENFLALLQASTAPYIAFADQDDVWLPNKLELELTAMHALEAEHGPSTPLLVFSDLRVVDDTLAPISASFWRHRNLNPRNIHRLGRLLMENVVTGCTALLNAPLANLARSMPPSAHMHDWWVALLASTLGHATALDQQLVLYRQHQNNVIGASRSAPPLGVRARLQHERCRERWQQSVHQARDLLKLHGADMPAATRRQLEDLLRCDASPSAAFRLTTMLRRGYFISKPQANLATAWFLLKKTG from the coding sequence ATGAGGTCCGCAACATCCTGCGCGGTGACTACCTCACCGAGGTGGCCCCTGCCTGCTGACCTCCTGTCCTCCGGGGTGCAGGTTCTCCTCGCCACCTTCGACGGCGAGCGCTTCCTGCGCGAGCAGATCGACTCCATCCTCGCCCAGTCGCTCGGCGAAACCGTCACCATCCTCGCCCGCGACGACGGCTCGACCGACTCCACCCAGCAAATCCTCGACGACTACTCCCGCCGCTTCCCCGACCGCCTCCGCGTCCTGCCCGCCGGCACGCCGGGTGGCGGCGCAAAAGAAAACTTCCTCGCCCTGCTCCAGGCATCCACCGCTCCCTACATCGCCTTCGCCGACCAGGACGACGTCTGGCTGCCCAACAAGCTCGAGCTCGAGCTCACCGCCATGCACGCGCTCGAAGCCGAGCACGGCCCCTCCACCCCTCTCCTCGTCTTCTCCGATCTCCGCGTCGTCGACGACACCCTCGCCCCCATCTCCGCATCCTTCTGGCGTCATCGCAATCTCAACCCGCGCAATATCCACCGCCTCGGCCGCCTGCTCATGGAGAACGTCGTCACCGGCTGCACCGCTCTGCTGAACGCACCACTCGCCAACCTCGCGCGCTCCATGCCGCCCTCCGCGCACATGCACGACTGGTGGGTCGCCCTGCTCGCCTCCACCCTCGGCCACGCCACGGCCCTCGACCAGCAGCTCGTCCTCTACCGCCAGCACCAGAACAACGTCATCGGCGCCTCGCGCTCCGCTCCGCCCCTTGGAGTCCGCGCTCGCCTTCAGCATGAGCGCTGCCGCGAACGCTGGCAGCAGAGCGTCCATCAGGCCCGCGACCTCCTCAAGCTTCACGGCGCAGACATGCCCGCCGCCACCCGCCGCCAGCTCGAAGATCTCCTCCGCTGCGACGCCAGTCCCAGCGCCGCCTTCCGCCTCACCACCATGCTCCGCCGCGGCTACTTCATCTCGAAGCCCCAGGCCAACCTCGCCACCGCCTGGTTTCTACTCAAAAAAACGGGGTGA
- a CDS encoding ester cyclase — protein MTPLQVFESYADAWNRHDADGIVALFVEGGTYCDPTTPGPLTGAAIGEYARGLWSAFPDLSFEMVSAMEGEGGAISAEWLMRGVNSGSMMGLPPTGRAIEVSGVDIAAVADGKLRSVQGYFDSAAVPRALGLDVIVQPHAIGPFSFGTGLRVTNGSKAVPGAFGITFISARDKEDELHIRESSRKILQELLAIPGFISAVTTTVEDRMMTITAWETPESMKPLMTMGEHRAAVGRYFGSADYGVGGMTGVWIPHHLGARRVRCPECDKMASVEVPDGKCTCGTVLPEPLAYW, from the coding sequence ATGACTCCTTTACAAGTGTTTGAGAGCTACGCCGACGCGTGGAATCGTCATGATGCGGATGGGATTGTCGCGCTGTTTGTGGAGGGCGGAACGTACTGCGATCCGACCACGCCCGGACCGCTGACCGGAGCGGCGATCGGTGAATATGCGCGAGGGCTGTGGAGCGCGTTTCCGGATCTGTCGTTTGAAATGGTGAGTGCGATGGAGGGCGAGGGCGGGGCGATATCTGCGGAATGGTTGATGCGGGGCGTCAACAGCGGGTCGATGATGGGTTTGCCGCCGACGGGACGCGCGATTGAGGTTAGTGGGGTGGATATTGCGGCCGTTGCGGATGGGAAGCTGCGCAGCGTGCAGGGGTACTTCGATTCGGCGGCGGTGCCGCGGGCGCTGGGGCTGGATGTGATTGTGCAGCCGCACGCGATCGGGCCTTTTTCGTTCGGCACCGGGCTGCGCGTGACCAATGGCAGCAAGGCTGTTCCGGGAGCTTTCGGCATCACGTTCATCTCAGCGCGGGACAAAGAGGATGAGCTTCACATCCGCGAGAGCAGCCGGAAGATTTTGCAGGAACTGCTCGCGATTCCGGGGTTCATCAGCGCGGTGACGACGACGGTTGAGGATCGGATGATGACGATCACGGCGTGGGAGACGCCGGAGTCGATGAAGCCGCTGATGACAATGGGCGAGCACCGTGCGGCGGTCGGGCGGTACTTTGGGTCGGCGGATTATGGAGTTGGAGGCATGACGGGAGTGTGGATACCGCATCATCTTGGTGCGCGGCGCGTGCGGTGCCCGGAGTGCGACAAGATGGCGTCGGTAGAAGTGCCGGATGGAAAGTGCACCTGCGGGACGGTGCTGCCGGAGCCGCTGGCGTATTGGTAA
- a CDS encoding oligosaccharide flippase family protein, whose translation MPLIARLRHRLQADARLSSIFKGSATAIAGKGLTIVVNAITLPLTIRYLGKLEYGIWVTISTSVVMLAVLDLGIANTLTNFISRAYAEGDDSLAQRYFATALWITVGIACILALTGTVIFRWIDWGSVFRLTDPHLIAMTRTCVAIAFAFFLLSLPLNLARNVFSGYQEIHLANYFAAIASVMGLVAIVGTVLLHGTLVTLTASYCAATLLGVLLLNIWLCFWHRPAIAPVPSAITRSMARDLFGEGALFFLLQIHSLIIFNSDNLVIAHFLGAAEVTPYSVTWRLCSYASMFQTLLIPSLWPAFSEAYHRADLTWIRKTYSRIVRGTLTAVCAAALILGLLGRPLIRIWAGSAAVPSSLLLWLMCGWVLLLACGLNQAVLLSATSRIRLQAAYSIIGAAANLALSIYLVRLIGTPGVLIGTLVSYILFGLAPQGYEVRNILRGDYLTEVAPAC comes from the coding sequence TTGCCGCTGATCGCTCGCCTCCGTCATCGACTGCAGGCTGATGCCCGGCTCTCCTCCATCTTCAAAGGCAGCGCGACGGCCATCGCCGGCAAGGGCCTCACCATCGTCGTCAACGCCATCACCCTCCCCCTCACCATCCGCTATCTCGGCAAGCTCGAGTACGGCATCTGGGTCACCATCAGCACCTCCGTCGTCATGCTCGCCGTGCTCGACCTCGGCATCGCCAACACCCTCACCAACTTCATCTCCCGCGCCTACGCCGAAGGCGACGACTCCCTCGCGCAGCGCTACTTCGCCACCGCGCTCTGGATCACCGTCGGCATCGCCTGCATCCTCGCCCTCACCGGCACCGTCATCTTCCGCTGGATCGACTGGGGCTCCGTCTTCCGCCTCACCGACCCCCACCTCATCGCGATGACCCGCACCTGCGTCGCCATCGCCTTCGCATTCTTCCTGCTCAGCCTTCCGCTGAACCTCGCGCGCAACGTCTTCAGCGGCTATCAGGAGATCCATCTCGCGAACTACTTCGCCGCGATCGCCAGCGTCATGGGCCTCGTCGCGATCGTCGGCACCGTGCTCCTTCACGGCACTCTCGTCACGCTCACCGCCTCCTACTGCGCAGCCACGCTCCTCGGAGTTCTGCTCCTGAACATCTGGCTCTGCTTCTGGCACCGCCCCGCCATCGCTCCTGTGCCCAGCGCCATCACCCGCTCCATGGCGCGCGACCTCTTCGGCGAAGGCGCGCTCTTCTTCCTTCTCCAGATCCACAGCCTCATCATCTTCAACTCCGACAACCTCGTCATCGCCCACTTCCTCGGCGCCGCCGAGGTCACCCCCTACAGCGTCACCTGGCGTCTCTGCAGCTACGCCTCCATGTTCCAGACGCTGCTCATCCCCTCCCTCTGGCCCGCCTTCTCCGAGGCCTACCACCGCGCCGACCTCACCTGGATTCGCAAGACCTACTCGCGCATCGTGCGGGGAACCCTCACCGCAGTCTGCGCCGCTGCGCTTATCCTCGGTCTCCTGGGCCGTCCGCTCATCCGCATCTGGGCCGGCTCCGCCGCCGTCCCCAGCAGCCTTCTGCTCTGGCTCATGTGCGGCTGGGTCCTTCTGCTCGCCTGCGGCCTCAACCAGGCCGTGCTCCTCTCCGCCACCAGCCGCATCCGCCTCCAGGCCGCCTACAGCATCATCGGAGCGGCCGCCAATCTGGCCCTCTCCATCTACCTCGTCCGCCTCATCGGCACTCCCGGCGTTCTCATCGGCACACTGGTCTCCTACATCCTCTTCGGCCTGGCCCCGCAGGGCTATGAGGTCCGCAACATCCTGCGCGGTGACTACCTCACCGAGGTGGCCCCTGCCTGCTGA
- the trpS gene encoding tryptophan--tRNA ligase produces MSSSHSRTAPRPRVLSGMRPTGSLHLGNYMGALHNWVRLQHDYDCFFFIADLHALTTDYADPSRVQQNIFEIALDFLAAGLDPGRSVIFRQSDVKEHDRLNTLFGMFTPIGWLERVPSYKDQQQQLNDKDLSTYGFLGYPLLQAADILLYKPDFVPVGADQVAHVELTREVARRFNGLYPGDFYMSPEAAPWELPAILEKARKIAGEPKDSTRTDFTPHQLFTAAQQTKKLSPFGRREILPEPNVLLTPSPKLPGLDGRKMSKSYNNTIALSEPEADLRAKLKTMVTDPARVRRDDPGNPDLCPVGDLHKVFSDAETIAKVYDGCTKAGIGCIECKSWCADSIIRTIAPIQDHRRDLERRPSVVKDVLANGKDRATKRAAETLAEVEHAMGLS; encoded by the coding sequence ATGAGCTCCTCGCACTCCCGCACAGCACCGCGCCCCCGTGTACTCTCCGGCATGCGCCCCACCGGCAGCCTCCACCTTGGCAACTACATGGGTGCGCTGCACAACTGGGTGCGCCTCCAGCACGACTACGATTGCTTCTTCTTCATCGCCGACCTGCACGCCCTCACCACCGACTACGCCGACCCCTCGCGCGTGCAGCAGAACATCTTCGAGATCGCGCTCGACTTCCTCGCCGCCGGCCTCGACCCCGGCCGCTCCGTCATCTTCCGCCAGTCCGACGTCAAGGAGCACGACCGCCTCAACACCCTCTTCGGCATGTTCACGCCTATTGGCTGGCTCGAGCGCGTGCCCTCCTACAAGGACCAGCAGCAGCAGCTCAACGACAAGGACCTCTCGACCTACGGTTTCCTCGGCTACCCGCTCCTCCAGGCCGCCGACATCCTGCTCTACAAGCCCGACTTCGTCCCCGTCGGCGCCGACCAGGTCGCACACGTCGAGCTCACCCGCGAGGTCGCCCGCCGCTTCAACGGCCTCTACCCCGGTGACTTCTACATGTCCCCCGAAGCCGCGCCCTGGGAGCTGCCCGCCATCCTCGAGAAGGCCCGCAAGATCGCCGGCGAGCCCAAGGACTCCACCCGCACCGACTTCACGCCCCACCAGCTCTTCACCGCCGCGCAGCAGACCAAAAAACTCTCGCCCTTCGGCCGTCGCGAAATCCTGCCCGAGCCCAACGTCCTGCTCACGCCCTCGCCCAAACTCCCCGGGCTCGACGGCCGCAAGATGTCCAAGAGCTACAACAACACCATCGCGCTCTCCGAGCCCGAAGCCGACCTCCGCGCCAAGCTCAAGACCATGGTCACCGACCCCGCGCGCGTCCGCCGCGACGATCCCGGCAACCCCGACCTCTGCCCCGTCGGCGACCTCCACAAGGTCTTTTCCGACGCCGAGACCATCGCCAAGGTCTACGATGGCTGTACGAAAGCCGGCATCGGCTGCATCGAGTGCAAGAGCTGGTGCGCGGACTCCATCATCCGAACCATCGCGCCTATTCAGGACCACCGCCGCGATCTCGAGCGCCGTCCCTCGGTCGTCAAAGACGTACTGGCCAACGGCAAAGACCGCGCCACCAAGCGCGCCGCCGAGACGCTCGCCGAAGTCGAACACGCCATGGGGCTCAGCTAG
- a CDS encoding TIGR03435 family protein: MASIHPHQGPLRTVMGYTASGPRVRLEGYNLRGLIMEAYDLKNFQVSMPGIDEQENTYYDIIATAADGTSPTHEDFRQMLQTLLADRFQLKAHFEKKQSPVYALVVSKAGPKFPASTAGDHEINGVDGRNQFLEADRIAMPDLANAIWNGFVSDRPVIDRTRLTGTYKLRIEATPEFRIERDPQPGDLSIFTAVQEQLGLKLEPATAQLDVLVINSVQQPSSN; encoded by the coding sequence GTGGCAAGCATCCATCCCCATCAAGGGCCGCTGCGCACCGTCATGGGCTATACCGCCAGTGGTCCACGCGTGCGCCTCGAAGGCTATAACCTGCGCGGCCTCATCATGGAAGCCTACGACCTCAAGAACTTTCAAGTGTCCATGCCCGGCATAGACGAACAAGAGAACACCTACTATGACATCATTGCCACGGCTGCTGACGGCACCTCGCCCACGCACGAGGACTTTCGCCAAATGCTGCAAACCCTCCTCGCAGATCGCTTCCAGCTCAAGGCCCACTTCGAGAAAAAGCAGTCTCCCGTCTACGCGCTTGTCGTCAGCAAAGCCGGCCCGAAGTTCCCCGCAAGCACAGCAGGAGATCACGAAATTAATGGCGTCGACGGCCGCAATCAATTTCTAGAGGCAGACCGCATCGCAATGCCCGACCTGGCAAACGCCATATGGAACGGCTTCGTTTCAGATCGCCCCGTCATCGACCGCACTCGTCTGACGGGCACTTACAAACTCCGTATCGAAGCTACACCTGAATTTCGCATCGAACGTGACCCTCAGCCGGGCGATCTCAGTATCTTCACGGCGGTCCAGGAACAACTCGGCCTCAAACTCGAACCCGCCACCGCGCAGCTCGATGTCCTTGTTATTAACTCCGTTCAACAGCCGAGCTCGAATTAG